GGCGCGGTACGTCCCTCGGCCGAGGCCCGCAGGGCTTTTTCCAGCGCCAGGGCCTGCGGCAGCATGTCCCCGCGCGGGTACTGACTTTTGAGTCGGGCCAGAAGGGTCAGTGCGCCCGCGTCGTCCTTGAGCCAGGCCGCGCTGAGTCTGGCCGCGCGGAACAGGGCGTCGTCGGCCAGGCGGCTGGCCGCATGGCGGTCAGCCACAGCGGTGTAGACCGTTACGGCCTTTTGGGCATCGCTGCGGGCAAAGGAGCGGCGGGCCAGATCCTCCAGGCACTCCGCCGCGCGGAACAGGGCGGCGGGCCGGTTGGGCCAGGCCGGGTCGGCCTTGTAGATATCCTGAAATTCCGCCGCCAGTTTTTCCCACGGTTCACGCTGGTTGACCCGGCGGCTGTCCTGCAGCAGGGCCTGTATGTCGGCCTTGGCCGTATCGTAGCGCTGGGCCGTGGGCGGCAGGGAGGTGTAGCCCGAATCGTAGAAGCAGACCACCAGCAGGCAGAGGGCCAGCAAAAAGACCAGAGGCGGCAGCAGCCGGGTGAGAACGGCCTTGCGGGACGTCTTCTCAGTGCGCCGGAGGTTCTTGTTTTTGCGGGCCACGATGCTTCCTTTGCCCCTTGGGGTACGTCAATAGAGTGACAACGGCAATCTGCGTCACAAACTATGCACAAGGTATGCCACAAACCGCAGCATTTGCAAAGGCCCTGTCCCCGCCCCGTCGGAATTGCAAGCCGGACGGGGCGGGAGGGGATGGAGGGGCGTGGCAGCGGCCGTGCCGCTGACAGCGCTAATAGCCTACGGTGAAGCGTTGCCGCACATGCCGGGGGTTTTCCAGCTCATCCACAAAGGCGATGGCGTAGTCCTCAAAGGAGATGCTGGAGCCCTGGGGGGTAGTCAGCAGCTGGTCCGTGCCCAAGCGGAATTTTCCCGTGCGTTCGCCCGGTTCAAACAGGGCCGAGGGTGAAAGGAAGGTCCAGTCCAGGTCGTCCGTGCGGCGCAGCAGGTTCAGAAAGGCCGCGCCTGCGGCGGCTTCCGGTTTGTAGGCAGCGGGAAAGTCCGGCTGGTCCAGCAGAATCTGGCCCGGAGCCACCTCCAGGCTGCCCGCGCCGCCTACCACTAAGTACCGTTTGACGCCCGCCGTGCGCACGGCGTCAATAAGGATATGGGGGTCGCTGACGGCAAAGGGCACGGCGCTGGCCGCCACATCGTGCCCGCGCAGCAGGCCTGCCAGAGCGGTTTTGTCGTTGGCGTCGCCCGCCACGGCCCGCACGCCGGGCAGGGTGGGAATGTTTTCCGGGTGCCGGGCAATGGCCGTCACGTTGTGCCCGCGGCGGGAAAGCTCCGCCAGAATGCGCGAACCCACACGGCCCGAAGCGCCCATAAGCGCCACTGTTTCATTCATGTTCCGTCTCCTTGTGCGGTTAGAAATTACGGAGGAGAGCTTTTTTGACAAAAGCTCATTTTCTTAGTTCTACGGTATGGAGAAGGCGGACGCAAGCCCGCCCGGAGGGCGGGGCCCCTTCAGAGCGCAATGGCCTCCCCCTGCGGGTCGTGGGCCGCGCGTCCGCGCCGTGCGGCGGCGGGCGAGGTGTTGGCGTAGCAGTAAACGCAGCCGTGGGGGCAGGTATTGTACTGGCCGATGTCCTTGCAGGGCACGCAGGCGCAGGCCGGGCGCTGGCCTGGATCGCGGGGCCAGCGGGGCGGCGGCGCGCCGGGCAGAAGCGTTTGCTGCCCTTCCCGGCCCAGCAGGCGCAGCACGTCCGGGTGATTGCGGGTGAGCCTGAGGACAAGCTCCGGGTCAATGCAGCGGTTGTGGGCCACACCCCAGGCGCGCAGGTCCGCCGTTTCGCCGCAGGTGGCCGGTGTAAGGCCGTAGGCCGTGCAGATCTGCGCTATCCCCAGGGCCAGAGTCTGCATTTCCTGTCTTGTGCAGTCCCGCCAGGGCAGGCCCGCGCGGCGCAGGCTGGTCCACACCTTGCGGTAGGGCGCAATGTCCGCAAAGCTGAACACCAGCTTGCGGGTATAGCCGGCCAGCTGGCGGGCCAGGCCTTCCACCTTGCCCAGCAGGCGGGCGCAGCCTTCGCCACCGGGGGCCGCCAGGGGCCCGGCCAGCAGCAGGGGATCAAAGCGCCAGACAACCCGTTCCGGACCCAGGGCGTCGGCCCAGCGGCAAAAGGTTTCCACCCTGCGGGCCAAGGGCGGCAGACCCGGTTCAAAGCCTTCGGCTTCATAATCGTTAAGGGTGTAGTGCAGGTAGTAGGCCAGGCCGCGCGCGTCCAGTTCCGGCAAAAAGGGCAGCAGGGGCGCGGGATTTTTGCTCCAGAACACCACGCAGCGCATTCGCGTCAGAGAAACGTACTGGCCGTGACCATTGAAGGGGTTGCGCCAGAGCACGTGTCCCGCCCGCAGCCGATTGACAAACCACGGGGCGTAAAAGGCGGGAATGTCCGTGGCGCGGCTGGCGGCCACAAGCACGGGTGCGACGCCCCTTTCCGGCCCGTGGGCCGTGGCGATGGTGGTGGTGCTCCAGGCCATGCCCCAGTGTCTCCGCCTGTGGGGTAAAGGTCAACCAGGGAGCGCGCTTTTGACAAGAGGGCCGGCGCGGGCTAGATTAATGCCTTCCACAGTTCGTCGGCGCGGACGCACGGCTTGGCAAGGCGCCGCGGCAAACCGCAACCCCACAGTACCGCATGTCCTTTCTTTCCTGGCTGCAGCGGCTGTTTACGCCGCCCTCCACGGGCGATCCGGAACTGGACGCCGAAGCGCCCACGTTTCAGTGGAATCAGAACGCCCGCATTGTGCTGGCCGTTGTGGTGGTCATTCTTTCGGCCCTTGTGGTCTCCTGGATACTCTCATGAATACTCATCTCTGGCGTTTGACCGTGCGGGACGATTTTGCTGCGGCCCACGCCCTGCGGCACTACGAAGGCAAATGCGAACGCCTGCACGGCCACAATTTTGCCGTAGAGCTCACCGTGGAAGGGCAGAACCTGACCCCGGACACAGAAATGCTGCTGGACTTCAAGGTGCTCAAAACCGGGCTCAAACGCGTGCTGGAAACTCTGGACCACCGCCTGCTCAACGAAACCCCCCCCTTTGACCGTCTGAATCCCTCTTCAGAAAATTTGTCCCGCCACATCTGGCGGAGCATGGCCGCCTGGCTGGAGGCGCACCCCGACCCGCAGGCGCGGGCCGTGCGGCTCCACAGCGTGACCGTGGCGGAAAAGGGCGCGCAGAGCGCCACCTATATGGAGCTGCCCTCCGAAGTGGGCGGGCGGGCCGGGTAGGTCGCCGTCAAGCCTTTTGCCGCGGAGTCCCCATGCCCCAGGCCCTGTGTCTGCTCCATACCAACTGTCAGGGCGACGCCTTGCGCCCGCTGCTGGAAAACACTCCGGCCTTTGCCCGTCTGTTCCGCATCCGCCAGTACGTCAATTACACGCGGGAAGATATTGGGGTTGT
This is a stretch of genomic DNA from Desulfovibrio legallii. It encodes these proteins:
- a CDS encoding NAD(P)-dependent oxidoreductase gives rise to the protein MNETVALMGASGRVGSRILAELSRRGHNVTAIARHPENIPTLPGVRAVAGDANDKTALAGLLRGHDVAASAVPFAVSDPHILIDAVRTAGVKRYLVVGGAGSLEVAPGQILLDQPDFPAAYKPEAAAGAAFLNLLRRTDDLDWTFLSPSALFEPGERTGKFRLGTDQLLTTPQGSSISFEDYAIAFVDELENPRHVRQRFTVGY
- the queD gene encoding 6-carboxytetrahydropterin synthase QueD, with the translated sequence MNTHLWRLTVRDDFAAAHALRHYEGKCERLHGHNFAVELTVEGQNLTPDTEMLLDFKVLKTGLKRVLETLDHRLLNETPPFDRLNPSSENLSRHIWRSMAAWLEAHPDPQARAVRLHSVTVAEKGAQSATYMELPSEVGGRAG
- a CDS encoding DUF1848 domain-containing protein gives rise to the protein MAWSTTTIATAHGPERGVAPVLVAASRATDIPAFYAPWFVNRLRAGHVLWRNPFNGHGQYVSLTRMRCVVFWSKNPAPLLPFLPELDARGLAYYLHYTLNDYEAEGFEPGLPPLARRVETFCRWADALGPERVVWRFDPLLLAGPLAAPGGEGCARLLGKVEGLARQLAGYTRKLVFSFADIAPYRKVWTSLRRAGLPWRDCTRQEMQTLALGIAQICTAYGLTPATCGETADLRAWGVAHNRCIDPELVLRLTRNHPDVLRLLGREGQQTLLPGAPPPRWPRDPGQRPACACVPCKDIGQYNTCPHGCVYCYANTSPAAARRGRAAHDPQGEAIAL